From the genome of Streptomyces sp. JH34:
TCGGGCTGGGCGGGCTCCGCGCCCGCCGCCGAGGCCGCCCTCACCGCCGCCGGGATCTCGCCGCAGGCGCGTGGTGAGGCGCTCACCGTCGAGGAGTTCGCCGCCATCGCCGAGAACAAGCCGGAGCCGTCCGCATGACCCGCAGCGTCACCGTCCGCGTACCCGCCAAGGTCAACGCGCAGCTCGCGGTGGGCGCCCCCCGCCCCGACGGCTTCCACGACCTGGCCAACGTCTTCCTCGCCGTCGGCCTCTACGACGAGGTCACCGTCACCCCGGCCGACGCCCTGCGCGTCACCTGCTCCGGACCGGACGCCGATCAGGTGCCGCTGGACGCCACGAACCTGGCGGCCCGCGCCGCGATCGCCCTGGCCGCCCGGCACGGCGTCGCCCCCGATGTGCACATCCACATCACCAAGGACATTCCCGTCGCCGGTGGCATGGCCGGCGGCAGCGCCGACGGCGCCGCCGCCCTGCTGGCCTGCGACACCCTGTGGGGCACCGGCGCGAGCCGGGAGGAACTCCTGGAGATCTGCGCCGAACTGGGCAGCGACGTGCCGTTCAGCCTGGTCGGCGGGGCGGCGCTCGGTGTCGGCCGGGGCGAGCGGCTGACCGCCGTCGAGGTCGGCGGCACCTTCCACTGGGTCTTCGCCGTCGCCGACGGCGGACTCTCCACCCCGGCCGTGTACGGCGAGTTCGACCGCCTGACCGCCGGCACCGACGTCCCCGAGCCGGCCGCGTCGCCCGCGCTCCTGACCGCCCTGCGCAAGGGGGACGCCACCGCGCTCGCGGACGCCCTCGGCAACGACCTCCAGGCCGCCGCCCTCTCCCTGCGCCCCTCGCTCGCCGACACCCTCGCGGCGGGCACCGCCGCGGGCGCCCTGGCCGCACTGGTCTCGGGTTCCGGGCCGACCACGGCGTTCCTGACCGCCGACGAGGAGTCGGCGCGCAGGGTCGCCGACGCCCTGCTGGCGTCGGGCACGTGCCGCAGCGCGCGGGTCGCGCCGTCGCCCGCCCCGGGGGCCACCGTCGTCTGACCGCCGGTACTCATCCGGAAACTGAGTACGGTCGCGCTGACGCCCTTCCGGGGCGCGGCGCGACCGTACGCGCTGGGGAGCGACCCCGACCGCCGTCGCCATGGCACTCCGCGGCCGGGTTCCGGTCGAGCGGCGCGGAGGCGGGGACCGGTGGGATACCGCTCAGCGGCCGTAGTGGTAACGGCACGAGACGAGACGTACCTCGTCCTCGGCCACGCGGTAGACGAGCCGGTGTTCGTCACTGATCCGGCGCGACCAGTAACCGTGGAAACCGTGCCGCAGAGGCTCCGGTTTGCCGATGCCTTCGTTTCCGTTCCGGACGATGTTTTGGACCAGGGCGTTGATCCGCTTGAGAACCTTCCGGTCCTGGGTCTGCCACCACACGTAGTCCGCCCACGCGCTTTCGTGCCAGACAAGCTTCATTCGAGAAGCTCCTGAACAGTCCCGCCACCGTTCTCGAGGTCATCGATGGCAGCAAGGACGCGGCGCGCGTTCTCGGGGCTGCGATAGAGGTAAGCAGTTTCCTTCATGGACTCGTACTCGTCGAGTGCCACGATCACCACGGGTTCGTGACCGGCGCGCGTCACTATCACTTCTTCGCGGTCGTTGACGACAGCGTTCAGCGTCTCGGCGTACTTGGCCCGTGATTCGGTGTAGGTCATCGTGCGCACAGCAGGCCTCCTCGGAACGTACGGAAATCTGTACGTACAGGAAAGTGTACTTGTGGTCCCCGGTGAGGGGCCAGATGTCCGGCCGACACCCGCAGATCCTCAGCCCAGCTTCAGTGTCTTCCTCGCCAGCTCGTACGCCGGGAGCATCTCCTCGTGCTCCGTGGAGTCCAGCCCGCCCAGGTGCACCACGATCGGGCCGTCCGGGGTGGCGACCGCGAAGGCACGCTCAGGCTTGTCCTCGTCCATCAGCTCGGAGCGCACCGTGTAGGTGACCTCCGAGGCCGGCACCAGCCCGGCCTCGGTCTCCTCGTAGGAGGCCTCGGCCGCGTTCGGGGCGCCGGCCAGGAAGTCCTCCAGTGCGGCGCGCGGGGCGGTGCCGGAACCCTCGCCCTGCCACACACGGATGTAGCCGATGTTCCCGGCCGGCTTGGCGTCGATCTCGCAGACCATCGTGGCCGAGCCCTGCTGCCCCAGTTCCGCGAACTCGGACCCGGGCTCCACCTCCACGGCTTCCGGCTTCCAGTCCACCGCGAGGTCGAACGTCACCGGCAGTTCGCAGGCCGAGCCCTTCCCGCCGATGGTGGCGCCCTTCTCCGGGGCGGCGCCCGTCGCGGCCGCCGCAGGGGAGCCGGCCGCGTTCCCACCGGGGTCCACGCCCGTGTCCGTGCCGCCGTCGGACGACGAACAGCCGGCGAGCGCCAAGGCCGCCGCGACCGCCGGAATCAGTGCCCGTACCGTCCCGCGCATCATGAAGTCCCCACCCCAGAGATGATCCGAACCGCTCCGACCTGGGGTTACGTCCCATGATCGATCGCCGCACGCTATCGCACCCCGCGCGGCGACTACTCTGGGACGTCGAGCGGTCCCCGACGCAGGGATCCCCGAGGCAGGAGTGAA
Proteins encoded in this window:
- a CDS encoding 4-(cytidine 5'-diphospho)-2-C-methyl-D-erythritol kinase, whose amino-acid sequence is MTRSVTVRVPAKVNAQLAVGAPRPDGFHDLANVFLAVGLYDEVTVTPADALRVTCSGPDADQVPLDATNLAARAAIALAARHGVAPDVHIHITKDIPVAGGMAGGSADGAAALLACDTLWGTGASREELLEICAELGSDVPFSLVGGAALGVGRGERLTAVEVGGTFHWVFAVADGGLSTPAVYGEFDRLTAGTDVPEPAASPALLTALRKGDATALADALGNDLQAAALSLRPSLADTLAAGTAAGALAALVSGSGPTTAFLTADEESARRVADALLASGTCRSARVAPSPAPGATVV
- a CDS encoding Txe/YoeB family addiction module toxin, with the translated sequence MKLVWHESAWADYVWWQTQDRKVLKRINALVQNIVRNGNEGIGKPEPLRHGFHGYWSRRISDEHRLVYRVAEDEVRLVSCRYHYGR
- a CDS encoding type II toxin-antitoxin system prevent-host-death family antitoxin is translated as MRTMTYTESRAKYAETLNAVVNDREEVIVTRAGHEPVVIVALDEYESMKETAYLYRSPENARRVLAAIDDLENGGGTVQELLE
- a CDS encoding lipoprotein; translation: MMRGTVRALIPAVAAALALAGCSSSDGGTDTGVDPGGNAAGSPAAAATGAAPEKGATIGGKGSACELPVTFDLAVDWKPEAVEVEPGSEFAELGQQGSATMVCEIDAKPAGNIGYIRVWQGEGSGTAPRAALEDFLAGAPNAAEASYEETEAGLVPASEVTYTVRSELMDEDKPERAFAVATPDGPIVVHLGGLDSTEHEEMLPAYELARKTLKLG